The following coding sequences are from one Methanohalophilus halophilus window:
- a CDS encoding type II toxin-antitoxin system RelE family toxin, translating into MKYDVLILPNLFDGVSPKLKDNLKKEIKGLSNPFPGDGPGDKKEIKGTSDVAYRLRVGNYRVFYRINSNEHVVYVFDVLTAEQAHKKYGRL; encoded by the coding sequence ATGAAATATGATGTATTAATATTGCCGAATCTATTTGATGGGGTTTCGCCAAAGTTGAAAGATAACCTCAAAAAAGAAATCAAAGGCCTTAGTAACCCCTTTCCGGGAGATGGACCCGGCGATAAAAAAGAAATAAAAGGCACCTCCGATGTGGCATATCGATTAAGAGTAGGAAATTATAGAGTTTTTTATAGGATCAATTCCAATGAACATGTGGTATATGTCTTTGATGTTCTGACAGCCGAACAGGCACATAAAAAATACGGAAGGCTTTAA
- a CDS encoding type II toxin-antitoxin system HicA family toxin produces the protein MASYKAKTIQKALPKKGFEERRKGHHIIYVYYLDGKKTGNRTFISHGSKMEYNSNLLSKMSKQLNLSKEQLCDLIDCPLTKEQLQQIYIQKEG, from the coding sequence GTGGCCTCATATAAAGCAAAAACGATACAAAAAGCATTGCCCAAAAAAGGTTTTGAAGAAAGACGTAAAGGTCATCACATAATTTATGTTTATTATCTGGATGGCAAGAAAACCGGTAATAGAACATTCATAAGCCACGGGAGCAAAATGGAATATAATAGCAATCTTTTAAGTAAAATGAGTAAACAGTTAAATCTTTCTAAGGAACAGTTATGTGATCTTATAGATTGTCCTTTGACCAAAGAACAACTTCAACAGATTTACATCCAAAAAGAAGGGTAA